In Cutaneotrichosporon cavernicola HIS019 DNA, chromosome: 1, one DNA window encodes the following:
- a CDS encoding uncharacterized protein (Swi5) yields the protein MATRPSTTAMQAVTIPRPRSPHPDPRVEKLLREIEEAEAQLGVDQGGKPKDADAMCKRHIDLLHEYNEVKDATQSLIGKYAQLTHTTVTAVHQQLGLPLHDE from the exons ATGGCCACCCGCCCCTCAACCACAGCCATGCAGGCTGTCACTATT cctcGCCCGCGCTCACCGCACCCTGACCCCCGGGTCGAGAAGCTCCTCCGCGAGATTGAGGAGGCCGAAGCCCAACTTGG CGTCGACCAGGGCGGAAAGCCCAAGGACGCGGACGCCATGTGTAAGCGCCATATCGACCTTCTACACGAGTATAacgaggtcaaggatgCGACGCAATCCCTTATCGGCAAG TACGCCCAGCTCACGCACACGACTGTCACGGCTGTGCAccagcagctcggcctgccTCTCCATGACGAGTAG
- the IPP1 gene encoding uncharacterized protein (Inorganic pyrophosphatase) gives MTSDYSVRQVGAANTLDYRLFIEKDGKVVSPFHDIPLYADEGQGILNMIVEVPRWTNAKMEICKEEAFNPILQDTKKGKLRYVRNCFPHHGYIWNYGAFPQTWEDPNHKHPDTNANGDNDPLDVCEIGEAVGYTGQVKQVKVLGIMALLDEGETDWKVIVVDVNDQLASRLNDIEDVERHLPGFIRATNEWFRVYKIPDNKPENVFAFSGEAKPKKYATEIIFECHKAWKKLIKGEAQPGEISLANSTVQDSKGFTSDQSQLPKANPLPAAPIDPSISKSFFISSAQS, from the exons ATGACTTCCGACTACTCCGTTCGCCAGGTCGGCGCTGCCAACACTCTCGACTACCGTCTCTTCATTGagaaggacggcaaggtcgtcTCCCCCTTCCA TGACATCCCCCTctacgccgacgagggccAGGGTATCCTCAACATGATCGTTGAGGTGCCCCGCTGGACCAACGCCAAGATGGAGATCtgcaaggaggaggcctTCAACCCCATCCTCCAGG ACaccaagaagggcaagctcCGCTACGTCCGCAACTGCTTCCCCCACCACGGTTACATCTGGAACTACGGTGCCTTCCCTCAGACTTGGGAGGACCCCAACCACAAGCACCCCGACACCAACGCTAACGGTGACAACGACCCGCTCGACGTGTGCGAGAtcggcgaggccgtcgGCTACACTGGCCAGGTCAAGCAGGTCAAGGTCCTCGGCATCATggctctcctcgacgagggcgagaccGACTGGAAGGtcattgtcgtcgacgtcaacgacCAGCTCGCTTCGCGCCTCAACGACATTGAGGACGTTGAGCGCCACCTTCCCGGCTTCATCCGTGCCACCAACGAGTGGTTCCGTGTGTACAAGATCCCTGACAACAAGCCCGAGAACGTGTTTGCCTTCTCTGGCGAggccaagcccaagaagtACGCCACCGAGATCATCTTCGAGTGCCACAAGGCTTGGAAGAAGCTCATCAAGGGCGAGGCCCAGCCCGGTGAGATTTCGCTCGCGAACTCGACCGTCCAGGACTCGAAGGGCTTCACCTCCGACCAGAGCCAGCTCCCCAAGGCCAACCCCCTCCCGGCCGCCCCCATTGACCCCTCGATCTCGAAGTCGTTCTTCATCTCGTCGGCCCAGTCGTAA
- a CDS encoding uncharacterized protein (26S proteasome subunit RPN7), with protein sequence MDVESGKTPVQLPLSALDAIDPDTFNWNAYIGTYKGRALITRLSHIPKLVLSQAKASPNARKLARVAALRAIPLIKEQTWDHNLYLRLVSQIDQTLNPGKTRATDDAMDVDAAYSKKGSEAEGTPDSLWVQVARDKEEAENNRLNVELNGYIANLIKESIRLTYLAQAELALKTGSLVEALRAWQQVRENCSGAAHFVELGLAVLEGSLQFNDTSVVSGNAAKTSASLDRLHPVKDASDAPVSSTMTRAQVEMSRTQAARSAEVRRAVGVKLRVARGLLAIDSLEFSRAACELGEIGEEGGLGEWDGVVISTADLAFLTAILALASGSRDYIKEVLLDRPSFHAAIDDSQPWILDLVRAFVGANYGEALTILRKAEPYMLLNPFIAPHTPVLLQNIRQRAVVQYVTPFSSVRISQMAEAFETDEDSMVYEVCQLAEDGAISARVDLVDRVFNIKEADPRAEAFRSALEGGYKITAATQANVFRMRLKEAGVTVDMGDDEGGGSKISKPLGQSKSRGAKDWKAPWHA encoded by the exons ATGGACGTAGAGTCGGGCAAAACTCCAGTTCAGTTGCCTTTGTCCGCActcgacgccatcgaccCAGATACCTTCAACTGGAACGCGTATATTGGAACCTACAAGG GCCGCGCACTCATCACTCGCCTCTCCCACATACCCAAGCTTGTCCTTTCTCAGGCCAAAGCGTCCCCAAACGCCCGTAAACTCGCTCGCGTTGCTGCACTCCGCGCCATTCCTCTCATCAAGGAGCAAACATGGGACCACAACCTTTatctccgcctcgtctcGCAAATCGACCAGACGCTCAACCCCGGCAAGACTCGCGCGACTGACGATGCAATGGACGTTGACGCGGCGTATAGCAAGAAGGGGTCTGAGGCAGAGGGCACTCCAGACTCGCTCTGGGTCCAGGTAGCGCgggacaaggaggaggcagagAACAACCGTCTCAATGTCGAGCTGAACGGCTACATTGCCAACCTGATCAAGGAGAGCATTCGC TTGACGTACCTGGCAcaggccgagctggcgcTCAAAACCGGTTCTctggtcgaggcgctcagGGCTTGGCAGCAGGTGCGAGAGAACTGCAGTGGCGCAGCCCACTTTGTTGAGTTGGgtcttgccgtcctcgagggctCTCTCCAGTTCAACGACACGAGTGTTGTATCTGGCAACGCAGCCAAGACATCGGCGTCCCTCGACCGGCTCCATCCTGTCAAGGACGCGAGCGACGCACCCGTCAGCTCGACAATGACACGCGCTCAGGTCGAGATGAGCCGCACCCAGGCTGCGCGATCGGCCGAGGTGCGGCGAGCCGTCGGTGTCAAGCTCCGTGTCGCGAGGGGCCTCCTGGCCATCGACTCACTCGAGTTCAGCCGCGCGGCCtgtgagctcggcgagattggcgaggagggcggcctCGGGGAATGggacggcgtcgtcatCTCTACCGCTGATCTCGCTTTCCTCACGGCCATCCTTGCGCTCGCATCCGGTAGCCGCGATTACATCAAAGAAGTCCTTCTCGACCGCCCGTCGTTCCATGCTGCCATCGACGACTCGCAGCCGTGGATTCTTGACCTGGTCCGCGCGTTCGTAGGCGCAAACTACGGAGAAGCGCTCACGATTCTGCGCAAGGCTGAG CCCTACATGCTCCTGAATCCTTTTATCGCGCCTCATACACCTGTCCTTCTGCAGAATATCCGCCAGCGTGCAGTCGTTCAATACGTCACGCCGTTCTCTTCGGTGCGCATCTCGCagatggccgaggcgtTCGAGACGGATGAGGACTCGATGGTTTACGAAGTGTGCCAGCTCGCTGAAGACGGGGCCATCAGCGCGcgtgtcgacctcgtcgaccgtgTGTTTAACATCAAGGAGGCGGATCCCCGTGCAGAGGCGTTTCGCTCAGCACTCGAGGGGGGTTACAAGATCACAGCCGCGACGCAGGCCAACGTGTTCCGCATGAGACT